A region of the Halarsenatibacter silvermanii genome:
AATTAGCTGTCGGATAGAAATTGAAGGCAGATGAGATTGTTTGTACCTGTTTAAACTGAGTCACCCGAAAGCTTCACACACCCTCTCTGAGCTCAATAACTTCAACAATGTTTTTACTGCCTGCTATATGGTATGAAACTGTCCTGGCGCACTAAAGAAGATTCATTTTTTATTCTTTTATGAGCTCACAGCTGGTTTCCTGCTCGGCGGCTACGGAGTTGCTGGCCGAACAGTATTTTTCGTGGGAGAGGCTGACGGCCTGCTCCAGGTCCTTCTGGCTCATATTGCTGCCGGTTACCCTCACATCTATTTCTATCTTATCAAATTTGCGCGGATAATCATCAGCTCTCTCACCGGAAATTGCTATCTCCACGTCCTCGATATCAGCCTGTTTTTTGTCGAGTATTTTGACTATATCTATCCCCATACAGCCGGCTATTCCGTGCAGAAGAAGCTCTAGCGGGCTCACTCCCCGATTCTCTCCACCAGCCTCACGCGAAGCGTCTGTGACTACCTCATGACCAGAATCTCCCAGACCGGTAAAACACAGTCCACCCTGCCATTCAGATTTAATCTGCATATTTAATTCCTCCTCATTTATGATAGGGTTCGTTTGACTTTATTTTGAAGGCTCTGTAAAGCTGTTCAAGAAGAATCAATCTGATCATCTGGTGTGTAAAAGTCATGCGCGATAGCGCGAGGGAATAATCTACGCTGTCGAGAACTTCCTCGGAGAGCCCGAGCGATCCTCCAATCAGGAAATTCAAACTGCTGTGACCCTTGACCTGCAGGTTATTTATGGACTTGGCCAGTCCTTCCGAGGTCATCGGCTTACCCCGGGCATCAAGCGCTATATCATAACCTCTCTCAGGCAGTTTTTCCAGCAACCTTTCGCCTTCTTTTTTCTTGATGATATCGCCGGCATTTTTTTCATTTTTGCCGGCCATGCTCGCTTCTTTGACTTCTATTATGTTCAAATTACAGTATGATGATAACCTTTGAGTATATTCATTAATGCCTTGAACAATATAATCCTCTTTTATTTTTCCCACGGCAATAACATTTATCTCCATCATCTCAGTCTACGATACCTCCTCTACAATCCGTCCGGTAATGATGGATTTCTTCTGCTTCTTTCCGTGAAGCACAGGCTAAAACTACGTCTTCTCCTACCTCCCAGCCGGCTTCTCGCAGAGAATTCTTTACTGAAATATAGGCGAGCTCCGGTCTATTATTCTCCTCGCTCAAATGGGAGAGAACGATCACAGGTTTCCTGTCCCCATCAAAAGAGAGCAGCTGCGGCAAAAGCCTGGCCGCTTCCATATTGGAAAGATGTCCTCTCTGGCCTCTGATTCTCCTCTTGAGAAAATCGGGGTAACTCCCCGTTCGCAGCAGATCTTCATCATGATTGGCTTCCAGGACCAGCAGATCCAGCCCGGCAAGTTTTGTCCTTATCTCTTCGGTAACCTGACCTATATCGGTGGCCAGCCCAAATTTATCTCCCCCGCATTCTATGGTAAAACCTATCGGTTCGGAAGCATCATGGGGGAGGGAAAAACAATCAACCTGAAGATCTCCCATTCTGTAACTGCCGCCGGCAGATATTTTTCCTCCCAGGCTCACTTCACCCAGTTTTTCGCTGCAGGCGGACAGAGTGCCCGGGCTGGCAAATATAGGAAGCTCATATCGCCGGGATAAAACTCCAGCTCCATTGATATGATCACTGTGTTCATGAGTCAGGAGCAGCGCATCCAGATCCTCCGGATTCCGCTCTATCCGCTCAAGCCTTTTCTTTATCTCTCGGCCGCTCAGTCCTGCGTCTATCAATATCTCGGTGCCTTCGCCGGCGACATATATCGAGTTACCTGAACTGCCGCTGGCCAGCACTGCCATCTGTAATGACAATTTTATCACCTCATTTTGCTTAAAAATAGCCGGGCTCAAAAGAAGGACTTTCCTCCCATAAAGAGAAATTACTATTAAGCCCAGAAAATCAGGAGGAATATAATGATAAAAGTTCTCGTTGTTGATGATTCAGCTTTTATGAGAAAAATCTTTTCGGAGAATATAAATTCTGACCCTGAACTGACAGTGATAGATACCGCCCGCAATGGAAAAAAGGCACTTGAGAAGTTAGAATCTTTAAATCCAGATATTTTAACACTCGATATAGAGATGCCTGAGATGGACGGTCTGACAACTTTGCAGAAACTAAACGAAAAGTACCCTGATCTTCCGGTCCTCATGGTCAGCGCCCTGGACAACCGCGATACGGTAATGAAAGCACTGGATATGGGAGCTTTCGATTTCATCCCTAAACCCTCCGGCTCGATCTCGCTGGAAATCGATGACATAGCCGATGAACTTCTGGTCAAGCTCAAAGCGGGAGCCAGAGCCGGGTCAAAAACAGCCTCTGCTTCTACTCCTGCAGCCGCTGAAAAACCCACAATCCAAAAAAAATCTCCTGACAGAGAGAAAAAAACTGTATCCCCCCGCCGGGATGAATTTCCTGTTGTGGCTATAGGAGCCTCTTCTGGAGGACCGAAAGCTATCAAGCACGTTATGATGCATCTTCCAGCTGATTTCCCTGCCGCTCTGGCCATAGTTCAGCATATGCCGGCCGGTTTTACCGCTTCGCTCGCCAGCCGCCTCGACAAAGAAACCTCTTTAAACGTTCAGGAAGCTGAAAGCGGAGACCGCTTAAAGCCAGGTTCCGCACTTCTGGCGCCGGGCGACTATCATATGGAATTTGAAGGAATCAGAGCCAGACTAAATCAAAAACCTAAAAAATGGGGAGTCAGACCCTGTGCTGATTATATGTTGAGCTCGCTGGCTGAAAGTTTCGGCAGCAGAGTAATCGGTGTAATTCTCACCGGCATGGGCAGCGACGGCGGCGAGGGAATGAAAATGGTTAAATCCAGAGGCGGATATGGAATCATCGAAGATAAAAGCACCGCTCTGGTCTATGGAATGCCTGAATCAGCCATAAAAAAAGACGCCTACGATATAATTCTTCCGCGCCCCAAAATACCCCGCGAGATCACCAAAATAGTGGAAAGGAGACTGGTCTAAATTGGACTTCATGGAATTTAAGGATGAAGCCGCAGAACTATTAAATCTCAATCTGGATGGTTATAAGCTGAAGAGAGTCGAAAGACGAACCAAAAGCCTGATGCGCAGACACGATATCGATGATTTTGACGAATGTCTGGAAAAACTCGAACGCGACAGCGAATTCAGAGCTGCTTATTTAAACCACTTCACCATAAATACTTCCGAATTTTACCGAAATCCTGACAGTTTCGAATATCTGGAAGAGAAGATACTGCCCGAACTTCTGGAAGAACACGGTTCGATAAATATATGGAGTGCTCCCTGCTCAAATGGATCCGAGCCCTATACGCTGGCGATTATTCTCAATGAAATGGGAGTTAAGAAAAGAAATTATTCGATTCTCGCCAGCGATATAGACCCGGAAATTCTTGAAAAAGCCGCAGAGGGTATTTATCCAGAAAAAGCACTCAAGAACGTTCCAGATGAACTCATTGATAAATATTTTAACCAAATTTCAGATGAGCGAGACTCCCATCAGCTCAAAAAGAAGATCAGGAATGAAGTCGAATTCAAGAAAATGGACCTCATCAACAAAGGCTTTCAAAATGACTGGCACCTGATATTGAGCAGAAATTTCTTTATCTATCTGACCAAAGATCTCAAACAGGAGCTCACCCAAAAATTCGTCGATGTGCTCAATCCCGGCTGTTATCTTTTCCTGGGCAATACAGAATTTATATTCAATCCGAATAAGTTTAATCTGGAAAAGGTACAGATGTCATTTTATCAGAAAAATTAAATCATAGCAATGGTCGTAACATCGGTGCTGTCTGTTTGGCTGTACAGTTTGCCGGCATGCTGCTAATTTTCTTCTTCCTCTTCCTGTTCTTCTCTCTCCTGCCAGCTGAGATGATAGATCAAACTGACTATTCCCACAGCAAGATCTTCGTTTCTGACCGCCACTTCATCGGGAACATAAAGCCGGGTCGGAGCAAAGTTCCATATAGCTTTAACCCCGGCTTCTATCAGCTTCTCTGCCACATTTTGAGCCGCTTCTGCCGGTACAGCTATTATTCCTACCTTGACGTCTTCCTCTTCAATTGTTTCCTCCAGTTCCTTGGTGCTGCGCACAGTCAAATTTTCTATTCTATTATCGATTTTATTGAGGTCATTATCAAAAGCTCCCACTATATCAAGACCCATCTTCTCGAAACCATCATAATTGACCAGGGCTCTACCGAGGTTGCCGGCCCCGACCAAAACAGTCTGCCATTTTCTGTCTACACCCAGAATCTCGCCCACAGATTTCTTCAGGTCATGAACATTATAACCCACTCCCCTGCGTCCAAATTCGCCGTAATAGGAAAGATCCTTGCGCACCTGAGTCGGTGGTATACCCAGCCTGCCGCCCAGCTCCTTGGAAGAAACCACGTCCACTTCTTCAAACTTATCGAGTTTATCCAGGCAGCGGTAGTATAGAGGAAGCCTTTCGATGGTCGCTTTCGGGATCGAATCTTTATCCTTCATAATATCCCCCCAGTTTAGAATTATTTATGTCAAAGATTTTGAATTCTTCGCTATAATGGATAATGATTGAAATTTACTATAATGCATGTTAATTATAGCACAAAAAAAGCTATTATCGCAAAAATAACACCATATAGAAAAAAGTCAGGAAGCGCCCCTTCTTTCAGCCTGCATGATCAGAAAGAAGAGGCATTACTGTATCTGTTAAAATTATCAGCTGATTTCCGCTCCCGGTTCAACCCGGACATCGGGCTCGAGCAGAGAAAGCGATCCGTCTTTATCTTCAGCGGCCAGCAGCATCCCCTGAGATTCAACTCCAAAAATCTCTGCCGGTTCCAGATTTTCGATGACAGCTATCTGTTTATCCATAAGCTCTTCGGCGCTGTAATGCCGGGCCAGACCGGCAACCAGCTGTCTTTTTTCATCTTCTCCTATTTCGATGACCAGCCTGAGCAGCTTATCGCTTCCCGAAATTCTTTCGGCTTCTTCTATTTTGGCAACTTTCAATTCCAGTCTCTGAAATTCCCGGAAAGAAATCAAACCCTCAGGCATCTCCTTTTTTTCTTCCTGGGTCTGTTCTGTTTCACTATCGACTTCTTCGGTTTCTTCTTTACCGGCAAAGTATTCCTCCAAATCGATGCGCGGATAAATAGGGTCTCCTTTGCGGACTGATCTGCCGACAGGAAGCTGACCCCATTCATCAAGGTCGGACCAGTCCGACATAACGATTTCACGCCGGCAGCCCATCTGATGTCCGATCTCCTCGGGGGTGTCCACCATAAAGGGCTTGAGCATGATGGAGATAAACCTCAAAGCCTCCAGAAGATTATACAGAACTGTTTTTAACCTGTCGTGCTGATCTTCATCTTCAGCCAATATCCAGGGTCTGGTCTCATCTATATATTTGTTGCTGCGGCGAACAAAATTCATAAGCTCTTCAAGCGCCTGAGTATAGCGGAGACCATCTATCTGATCTGCCACGGATCGGGCTGTTTTAAGCGCCATATTTTTGAGATCTTTATCAATCTCAGACTTTTTATCCGGAGCCGGGATAACACCGGCAAAATTCTGTTCCACCATGCTTAGAGTGCGGTGAAGTAGATTGCCTAAATCATTGGCCAGATCGGAGTTTATGCGGTTAATCAAAGCTTCGGTCGAATAGGTTCCGTCAGAGCCAAAAGGTACTTCCCGCAGCAGATAATAACGGATGGCATCGCGGCCGAAGTCTTCAGAAAGCTCCATGGGATCGACCACATTACCGCGCGATTTGGACATCTTGCCGGTTTCTGTCAAAAGCCATCCATGGCCAAAAACCTGCTCGGGCAGGGGAAGATCAAGCCCCATAAGAATTGCCGGCCAGATGATAGTATGAAAGCGAAGAATATCTTTACCGACGATGTGAATATCAGCCGGCCAGTATTTTTCAAATCTTTGGTCGGACTCCGGATAACCCAGAGCAGTTATATAATTGCTGAGAGCGTCGATCCAGACGTATACCACGTGATCTTCATCGAAAGGTACATCGATGCCCCAATCGAATGTGGTCCGGGAGACGGAGAGATCCTCAAGTCCGTCTTCAATGAAGCTCAACATCTCGTTTCTTCTCGATTCCGGCTGAATAAACTGAGGATTTTCCTTGATGTGGCTGTAAAGATCATCTGCGTAATCGCTCAATCTGAAAAAATAACTCTCTTCTTCCACCCATTCCAGCTCACGGCCGCAGTCAGGACATTCGTTCTCCGTGCCGATTTGATGCTCACGCCAGTAAGTTTCACAGGGAGTACAGTACCAGCCTTCGTATTCATCCAGGTAAATATCCCCTTTATCATGAAGCGTATCGAAGATATGTTGGACTGCATCTTTATGATACTGGTCGGTCGTGCGTATGAATTGATCATAATCGATACCCAGAGTTTGCCAGAGGTCGACGAAGGTGCCGACAATTTCATCAACAAAATCTTTGGGATTTTCTTCGGCTTCAGCAGCCCTTCTCTCGATTTTTTGTCCGTGCTCATCGGAACCTGTCAAAAACACGGTGTCGTAACCTTTCATCTCCTTAAAGCGGGCGATGGCATCAGCTGCAACGGTGGTATATGCATGTCCTATATGGAGCCTGTCGCTGGGATAATAAATGGGTGTGGTAACGTAAAAAGTATCAGACTGTTCTTCCGTCATTATTCATCCCCTCATTTTTGTCTTTAGATTTATAAATTTAGGATCTTCTCAATGTCAGCTGATTTAATATAGTTTAAATCATATTCATACTGCTTATTACTGGAAGCTGACCCGAACTTTGAAAAATTTCCAGTATCACTTCGCTTTATAGCTTCCGATACTCTTTAAGCCCCGGCAATTAAGATTATAAGCAACGCTGAGTATACAGTATATATGAAAATTTAACCAGCTGTATTCGAAGAAAAACCTGATTTTATGTTTTTGATATAATATGGTTAACTTTATTCTTCAGCTTTCCTCCGGCCGGGCATCTATGGCTATGGCTTCCTCGTAAACTTCGCTGCGGGAAAGTTCTCTCTCCTCGGCCACAATCTTTATGGCTTCTTTTTTGGGATAACCTTCATCCATCAACCTTCTAACATGTTCGACAATGCTGAGATGTTCGTAACCTGCCTTTTCATCTGCTTCTTCTTTGCCTGCCAGCACCAGCACCACTTCCCCCCTGACATCCTCCTGAGTCAGTCTTTCGGATAGCCCGGCACAGGTCCCATAAAGTTTTTCTTCGTGGATTTTGCTGATCTCCCTTATGAGGGTCAAATTTCTGGCCGGCATAATCTCAGCCAGATCTGAAATAGTGGCGATGGTCCGATAAGGTGACTCGTACAGAACAGAAGTTCTCTTTTCACGCTTGAGGGCTTTCAGCCGATTTTGCCTCTCTCCGCCTTTTTTGGGGAGAAATCCTTCAAATACGAATCTATCGGATAGAAGACCTGAAGCAACCAGAGCCGGTATAAGAGCGGTAGGACCGGGAAGAGGAATCACCTCAATACCCGCCTCGATGGCCTCGCTGATCAGATGCCGTCCGGGGTCAGAAATGCCCGGCGTGCCGGCATCACTGACCAGAGCCACCTCTTTGCCTCTCTTCATCTTCTCCAGGAGCTCCTGGCAGCGTTTCCTGGCGTTGTGTTCGTGATAGCTGATCATGTCAGTTTCTATATCGTAATGAGAGAGCAGACCCCCGGTTCTCCTCGTATCTTCACAGGCGATTACATCGACCTGGCGCAAAATATCCAGAGCTCTGAGTGTTATATCCCGAAGATTTCCTATGGGAGTAGGACATATAAATATTTTTTTTTGATCTGAGTCCAGCTCATCATTCATGAGCTTATTTACTCCCCCTCGTTTTTTTGCTGTCTCTCCAGCAGTTCCCGACAAAAAAGACAATCTCTATCCCGCTTTTCCCCGAAACTGAGAGGACATATATGGTATTCTTCTTCATATAAATGGCTCAGGTATTCGAAGGCCTGAGGAGAAAAGTCATCCTCTGCTTCTACCTCTTTTTTCTTCAGGGCCAGCTCACGCAGTTCTTTGTTTTCCTGGCGAAGTTCTTCGTTTTCCTTGTAAAGCTCGTAGGTTTTGCTCTGAAGCTCTTTAAACTTCTGAGACAGTCTTTCGATCTCCTCCTGGAAGTGGGCCAGAGCGCTCAGAAGCTCTTCATCCATAAATGGCCCTCCTATATTTATATCTTGATATTTAATATCCTGATAACCGGATTTTCTATTCTTTATTAATATCTTCAGCCCTACCATCATCGATCTCTTCATCACGACCGGGATCATAGCCTGGCAGCTGGCCGGCATCGATTTCCACTGTTTCATCTTCACTCAAACCGACCTTCACAGTTTTCTTGATCAAATTACGATCAACTATCTCCCCCGAACCTATTTCCAGATCCACGGTTTCCCCTCTATCGGGCATCTCCTTTTTCATATCCTTATAACATTCTTTTTCATATCTCAAACAGCACATCAGGCGTCCGCAGATGCCGGAAATCTTGGCCGGGTTGAGGGAAAGCTCCTGCTGTTTTGCCATGTTTATGGAGACAGGTTCGAAATCACGCAAAAATCTTGTGCAGCATGAAGGCATACCGCAGGGGCCGAGGCCGCCTATCAGCTTCGCTTCATCCCGAACTCCTATCTGTCTGAGTTCTATACGGGTTTTGAAAATATGAGCTAAATCTTTCACAAGCTCGCGAAAATCCACCCTGCCATCAGCTGTAAAATAGAAAATTATTTTATTATGATCGAAGGTGTATTCAACATCCACAAGCTTCATCGGCAGGCCGTGTTCTTCTATTTTATCCAGGCAGATGCCAAAAGCTTCTTTTTCCAGTTCTTTATTCTCATAATACTGTTCTTTATCGCGAATTGTCGCTTTTCTAATCACAGGTTTGAGCGGCTCCACTATCTCATCCTGGCTGACCTCTTTGGGCGGTTGAATAACAAGACCGAATTCAACTCCTCTGGAAGTTTCCACGATTACATAATCGTTCTCCTCTATCTCCATATCTCCGGGGGCAAAATAATATATTTTGCCGGCCGGACGGAAAGTAACACCTATTACTGTTGGCATAAAACCACACACCCTTTTATTTTACAGATCACTTCCCTGATAAACGGAGGCCTGAAGATCTACCTTTTCCGTCTCATCAGCCTCCATTAATGTTTTTAATTCAAAAAACAACACGGATAGAACCAGGTCTGACATTACATTGGCATCTATGTCATCAGCAGCTTTCTCAACGAGTTCCAGCATACGCGAGAGCTGATCGAAATTGCTGCTGGTTGCTATTGCTTCGATATCCTGCAAAAAATTATGATTGCGCACGTCCTCAGATCTCGAACAGCTGTAAACGATCAAATCCCGGCACCACTCCGAAAGGATCTGTATTAGCGGAAAATCTTCAGCGAACCAATCGGACCACTTAGAAACTGCGGAAAATATTTCAATATCGTTCTTCTGCTCAAGACCGGCGAGGAAATTCAGAACTTCGTTTCTTCTTTCCAGAAGCTCTTCTTTTTCAGCCAGTTCTTGAGCCCGCCCGGGACTGCCGGCGGCCAGCCGGGCAATATGGGAGGCAAATTGGGGGCGAATACCCTGTTTCTGTAAAAGAGAGGCAATTTTTTCCCGGGAGAGCGGATGCAAATTTAACTGCTGACACCGGGAAATAATTGTTGGCAGCAGTCTGCTTTCCTCCGAGACCAGCAGAATCAAAACTGTATAGGCCGGGGGGTCCTCCAGCGATTTGAGCAAACTGTTCGCCGCCTGGGCAGTCATTTCCTCCGCCTTTTCGATCACAAAAAATCTTCGCCCGGCTTCAAAGGGCTTCAGGGCCAGCTCCCGCTGCAGCTCCCTAATGACGTCTATCCCCAGACTTTTTTTGCTCTCAGCTGGTCCAAACACCTGCACATCCGGGTGATTATCGTGAGAAATTTTCTGACAGTTGAGACAACGACCACAGCTTTCAAAGTTTTCGCGGGAACAGAGAGACGCAGCAGCCAGCTCCAGAGCCAGCGCTTTTTTTCCCAGCCCTTTCGCTCCAGAAAAAAGGTAGGCATGGGAGAGTCTCTCTTCGCGAAGCTGATTTTGCAAAACATTTTTGGCAAATTCCTGGCCGGGTATCTTGCTCCAGCTCATCCGGTTCACTCCAGCTAAAGTTTTTTGAACTGTTCAACCTCTATAACAAAAACCGTTGCTCCCCCGACCTCAACTTCCATGGGGAGGGTATGATAGCTCTGCATTTCAGCGGCGATTGGTGACAGCGGAGAGATGGTTCTTTTTCTTTCCCGGCAGTTTTCATCGATAATTTCCATAAGCTCATCCAGATATCTGGCTGCGGTGCCGATAAAAAAGGTGGTGTTTCCTTCTTTCAGAAAACCTCCGCTGCTTTTAAGTCTGGTAACTCTAAAGTGAGCTGTTTCCAGGCTCGATTCCAAAATATCAGCATCGTTATCGTGCACTATAGCTATTACCAGGCGAGCATCTTCGATAGAATCATTTTTATCACTCATAAAAGCCTCTCCTCTATCTTTTTTCTGAGCTCTTTTTGAATATCTTCCGCATCTCTATCAGCTTTTATGACTACAAAGCGATCACTATCACAGGCCAGCTGCAGATATCCCTGCCGCACCCGGCGATGAAAGGAGATCTCTTCTCTTTCAAGTCTATCACCCAGATCATCAGCAGCCAGTGAACGAGCCCGGCTGAGACCGATCTCAGCCTCCAGATCGAGCAGGAAGGTCAGATCTGGTTTTAAATCCCTGACAGCCCAGCGATTAATCTTTTTGATCATATCGAGATCGATTCTCCGTCCAAATCCCTGATAGGCCAAACTCGAATCATAATAGCGATCGGATATTACAATTTTCCCCTGCTCTAAAGCCGGAGCTATTACCTTCTGCTGATGCTCGGCCCGATCAGCAGCATAGAGCAAAATTTCGGTGCGGCGATTCATGCTGTCAAGTCCGGGGTTTAACAGCAGATCTCTAATAGATTCTCCTATAGGAGTTGCGCCTGGCTCCCGGGAGATCTTAACTTCTCTCCCCTTTTGTTTAAAATAATCTCCCAGCTTCTCAACCTGAGTCGTTTTTCCTGAACCCTCAATTCCTTCCAGGGTTATAAAAACGCCGGTCATCTCTGCTCCCCCTGACTGTTCAATGCCAAATTATCCTGAGCTAATTCACTATATTTAGATTAATTTTATCACAATAAGGGGGTATAATGCAATTTCCCCGACACAGTGCGAGTGCTATCTTTTGAGCTGGCGCAGATAGCTGTTGGCTTCCATCGCGGCTTTAGCTCCCGAAGCAGCCGCAGTTATAACCTGCTGGTAATGATGGTCCTGAACATCGCCAGCGGCAAAAACTCCTTCTCTGCTGGTCTTCATAAATTCATCTGTTATGATATAACCCCAGTCATCACATTCTAACTGTGAACAGACTAAATCCGTGTTTGGCTCATAACCTATCGATATAAAGAGGCCGGTGACTTCCGGCAGTTCGAATTCCTCTTCTTTTTTCTTATCCTCCAGCACCAGACCGTCCAGACCTTCATCTATCATCAGTTCAGTTATCTCTGCACTCAAAACAGGTTTGATACTGTCGTTGGATTCTATCAGCTCTACTGCAGTCGGGCCCGCTCTGTACTCATCACGTCGATGGATGAGATAGACTTTGTCTGCAAAACGGGTTAAATAATCGGCCTCTTCCAGCGCGCTGTCTCCCCCGCCGACAACGGCCACCGTTTCATCATCATAAAGAGCTCCATCGCAGACAGCACAGTAAGAAACACCATCACCAGTGAGTCTTCCCTCATTTTGCAGGCCCAGCCGGCGCGGATGAGCTCCGGTGGCTATTATCATTGTCCGACTCTGCAGTTCCTGCATGTGAGTGACGACCGAAAAAGGCCTGCTCTCCAGATCTATGGATTTGACCTCTTCAAAGAGAAGCTCCACCTGCTGATTTTGAGCCTGTTCCACCAGCTTCTGTCCGAGTTCCGGACCTTTTATTCCGTCCGGAAAACCGGGGAAATTTTCCAGCACATCAGTATTCATAATCTGACCTCCCGGGTTGGGCCCATTTATAGTTACAGGCTTAAGGCCTGCCCTGCCGGCATAAATACTGGCTGTTAGACCGGCCGGTCCTCCTCCAATTATTATTAGATCATGCGTCTTTCTGTCAGCATTACCCATGATTAACTCCCTCCCGATTAATATTTAAATTTATATCTTCTTGTCTTCAGTTAGTTAATAGGTGTGTCAAAAACCTCATTTAGTTGTACTGGAAGATATAAAGCTTCGTTCACAATGAAATTTTTCCCCGATCTTATACGATATCTATCAACTGATAACAAGAAGATCCTTAATTTATTACAAAAAATTTACCGGCCCGAAGGCCGGAATATAATCCAGTAATTAATTTAATCAGCAAACTAACCTATTTTCAATAAAACAGTTAACACTTTCACAACAGCGGCCCCGGGCTCCCAGAAAATTAATTTTGCTCATCGAGACTGTAATTGGGAGCCTCGCGGGTAATATTGATATCGTGGGGATGACTTTCTCTGAGGCCGGCGGGTGAGATCCTGATAAATTCGCCTTCTTCCTGTAAAGCTTTTATATTTTGAGTCCCGCAGTAACCCATTCCAGAGCGAACTCCTCCCACGAGCTGGAAGATAGTATCGGCCAGAGGACCTTTGTAAGGCACTCTTCCTTCTACCCCTTCTGGGACCAGCTTTTCATCCTCCGCCTCATCCTGAAAATATCTGTCCTTGCTGCCTTCCTGCATGGCAGAAACTGAACCCATCCCCCGATAGACTTTGTAACTGCGGCCTTTATATATCTCTTTTTCTCCTGGGCTTTCTTCGGTCCCGGCCAGCAGACTGCCGATCATAACCGCATGGCCGCCGGCAGCCAGAGCTTTGGCTATATCCCCGGAATATTTTATGCCTCCGTCGGCAATGATGGTCTTACCGTGCTTTTGAGCGGCCCGCGCTGCGGAAAAAATAGCGGTGATCTGAGGCACACCTATCCCGGCCACAACCCGGGTTGTACATATAGATCCGGGGCCTACACCAACTTTGACTATGTCAGCTCCTTCGGAAAAAAGATCATCAGCGGCCTCTTCTGTGGCGACGTTGCCGGCAATTAGAGGGACCTCCGAATATTTCTGTTTCAGGGATTTAACCATTTCGATCACATCCTGAGAATGACCGTGAGAGGTATCAATAACCAGCATATCCACCTCGGCCTCTACCAGTTTTTCAGCCCGTTTCATGCCGGCTTCGCCGACACCAACAGCGCCGGCTACCCTCAACCGGCCCTGCTTGTCCTTGCTGGCATTGGGATGTTCTTTGACTTTTTCTATATCTTTTATTGTAATAAGACCTTTTAAAACATTATTCTCATCGACCAGGGGCAGCTTTTCTATTTTGTGCTTTTGCAGCACAGATTTTGCCTCTTCTAGAGTGGTCCCTTCCGGAGCCGTGACCAGATTCTCCTCGGTCATCACCTCTTTGATGGGGCGGTCGTAATCATCCTCGAACCGCAGATCTCGATTTGTAAGAATGCCGACAAGCCTTTTATCATCATCAACTATCGGCACCCCTGAAATGCGGTATCTGGACATCAATTCCTCAGCCGAGTAAATGCTGTCCTGAGGAGAAAGATGAAATGGATCTATTATAACACCACTTTCCGATCTTTTTACTCTATCGACCTCAGCAGCCTGTTCTTCGGCTGTGTAATTTTTATGCAGA
Encoded here:
- the metG gene encoding methionine--tRNA ligase encodes the protein MTEEQSDTFYVTTPIYYPSDRLHIGHAYTTVAADAIARFKEMKGYDTVFLTGSDEHGQKIERRAAEAEENPKDFVDEIVGTFVDLWQTLGIDYDQFIRTTDQYHKDAVQHIFDTLHDKGDIYLDEYEGWYCTPCETYWREHQIGTENECPDCGRELEWVEEESYFFRLSDYADDLYSHIKENPQFIQPESRRNEMLSFIEDGLEDLSVSRTTFDWGIDVPFDEDHVVYVWIDALSNYITALGYPESDQRFEKYWPADIHIVGKDILRFHTIIWPAILMGLDLPLPEQVFGHGWLLTETGKMSKSRGNVVDPMELSEDFGRDAIRYYLLREVPFGSDGTYSTEALINRINSDLANDLGNLLHRTLSMVEQNFAGVIPAPDKKSEIDKDLKNMALKTARSVADQIDGLRYTQALEELMNFVRRSNKYIDETRPWILAEDEDQHDRLKTVLYNLLEALRFISIMLKPFMVDTPEEIGHQMGCRREIVMSDWSDLDEWGQLPVGRSVRKGDPIYPRIDLEEYFAGKEETEEVDSETEQTQEEKKEMPEGLISFREFQRLELKVAKIEEAERISGSDKLLRLVIEIGEDEKRQLVAGLARHYSAEELMDKQIAVIENLEPAEIFGVESQGMLLAAEDKDGSLSLLEPDVRVEPGAEIS
- the rsmI gene encoding 16S rRNA (cytidine(1402)-2'-O)-methyltransferase, encoding MNDELDSDQKKIFICPTPIGNLRDITLRALDILRQVDVIACEDTRRTGGLLSHYDIETDMISYHEHNARKRCQELLEKMKRGKEVALVSDAGTPGISDPGRHLISEAIEAGIEVIPLPGPTALIPALVASGLLSDRFVFEGFLPKKGGERQNRLKALKREKRTSVLYESPYRTIATISDLAEIMPARNLTLIREISKIHEEKLYGTCAGLSERLTQEDVRGEVVLVLAGKEEADEKAGYEHLSIVEHVRRLMDEGYPKKEAIKIVAEERELSRSEVYEEAIAIDARPEES
- a CDS encoding initiation control protein YabA, with amino-acid sequence MDEELLSALAHFQEEIERLSQKFKELQSKTYELYKENEELRQENKELRELALKKKEVEAEDDFSPQAFEYLSHLYEEEYHICPLSFGEKRDRDCLFCRELLERQQKNEGE
- a CDS encoding PSP1 domain-containing protein, whose product is MPTVIGVTFRPAGKIYYFAPGDMEIEENDYVIVETSRGVEFGLVIQPPKEVSQDEIVEPLKPVIRKATIRDKEQYYENKELEKEAFGICLDKIEEHGLPMKLVDVEYTFDHNKIIFYFTADGRVDFRELVKDLAHIFKTRIELRQIGVRDEAKLIGGLGPCGMPSCCTRFLRDFEPVSINMAKQQELSLNPAKISGICGRLMCCLRYEKECYKDMKKEMPDRGETVDLEIGSGEIVDRNLIKKTVKVGLSEDETVEIDAGQLPGYDPGRDEEIDDGRAEDINKE
- the holB gene encoding DNA polymerase III subunit delta', which gives rise to MSWSKIPGQEFAKNVLQNQLREERLSHAYLFSGAKGLGKKALALELAAASLCSRENFESCGRCLNCQKISHDNHPDVQVFGPAESKKSLGIDVIRELQRELALKPFEAGRRFFVIEKAEEMTAQAANSLLKSLEDPPAYTVLILLVSEESRLLPTIISRCQQLNLHPLSREKIASLLQKQGIRPQFASHIARLAAGSPGRAQELAEKEELLERRNEVLNFLAGLEQKNDIEIFSAVSKWSDWFAEDFPLIQILSEWCRDLIVYSCSRSEDVRNHNFLQDIEAIATSSNFDQLSRMLELVEKAADDIDANVMSDLVLSVLFFELKTLMEADETEKVDLQASVYQGSDL
- a CDS encoding cyclic-di-AMP receptor — translated: MSDKNDSIEDARLVIAIVHDNDADILESSLETAHFRVTRLKSSGGFLKEGNTTFFIGTAARYLDELMEIIDENCRERKRTISPLSPIAAEMQSYHTLPMEVEVGGATVFVIEVEQFKKL